The Streptomyces sp. RKAG293 genome includes a region encoding these proteins:
- a CDS encoding MFS transporter, with amino-acid sequence MWIVSAGVFVANLDLFIVNVAVPAMGASFDGSSLASLSWVLNAYAIVFAALLVVAGRLADRYGHRRGFLLGLFVFTLASALCAVAPDLGWLVAARVLQAAGAAALMPTSLALLLANTAPEQRPRAIRSWAAIGGIAAGLGPVVGGLLVEADWRWVFLVNVPVGVVGLVAGARLLPDSRPDRAGRIPDLLGTALLTLAIGALALGLVKSNAWGWSSPGVLGSLLATVVLTGAFVLRSARHPAPIVELPMLRTPAFAAATVAALFFTAAFAAMLLTSVLWCQQVWGYSPIRTGLAIAPGPLVVPLLAISSGPVVRRLGAGRTAALGCLLFGAGLAWWATVLSTDPHYATGLLPGMLLTGIGVGFALPTLVGAAATALPPTRFATGSAVTTMARQTGSVLGVALTVTLLGTPATADATLDAFRQGWWAAVATALLAAAAALTLPRPGGATHRP; translated from the coding sequence GTGTGGATCGTCTCGGCCGGTGTCTTCGTCGCGAACCTCGATCTGTTCATCGTGAACGTCGCGGTCCCCGCGATGGGGGCCTCCTTCGACGGCAGCTCGCTCGCTTCGCTGTCCTGGGTGCTCAACGCGTACGCGATCGTCTTCGCCGCCCTGCTCGTCGTCGCCGGCCGGCTCGCCGACCGGTACGGGCACCGCCGGGGCTTCCTGCTGGGCCTCTTCGTCTTCACCCTCGCCTCCGCGCTGTGCGCAGTCGCTCCCGACCTCGGTTGGCTGGTCGCGGCCCGCGTCCTGCAGGCCGCCGGAGCCGCCGCCCTGATGCCGACATCGCTCGCACTGCTGCTGGCCAACACCGCGCCGGAGCAGCGCCCGCGGGCCATCCGCAGCTGGGCCGCGATCGGCGGGATAGCCGCCGGCCTCGGGCCGGTCGTCGGAGGTCTCCTCGTCGAGGCCGACTGGCGCTGGGTGTTCCTCGTCAACGTCCCGGTCGGAGTGGTCGGCCTGGTGGCCGGCGCCCGGCTGCTGCCCGACTCCCGCCCGGACCGCGCGGGCCGCATCCCCGACCTGCTGGGTACCGCCTTGCTCACCCTCGCGATAGGAGCCCTGGCGCTCGGACTGGTCAAGTCGAACGCCTGGGGCTGGAGTTCCCCCGGGGTCCTCGGCTCCCTGCTCGCCACGGTCGTCCTCACCGGCGCCTTCGTGCTGCGGTCGGCCCGGCACCCCGCTCCGATCGTCGAGTTGCCGATGCTGCGCACCCCTGCCTTCGCCGCCGCGACCGTCGCGGCCCTTTTCTTCACGGCCGCGTTCGCGGCCATGCTGCTCACTTCGGTGCTCTGGTGCCAGCAGGTGTGGGGGTACTCGCCGATCCGCACGGGGCTGGCGATCGCACCGGGCCCGCTGGTCGTCCCGCTCCTCGCCATCAGCTCCGGTCCTGTCGTCCGCCGCCTCGGTGCCGGCCGTACCGCCGCGCTCGGCTGCCTGCTGTTCGGCGCCGGACTCGCCTGGTGGGCCACCGTGCTCAGCACGGACCCGCATTACGCCACCGGGCTCCTCCCCGGCATGCTGCTCACCGGCATCGGCGTCGGCTTCGCCCTCCCCACCCTCGTCGGCGCGGCCGCCACGGCGCTGCCGCCCACTCGCTTCGCGACCGGCTCGGCCGTCACCACGATGGCCCGCCAGACCGGTTCCGTCCTGGGCGTCGCGCTGACGGTCACCCTCCTCGGAACCCCCGCCACAGCGGACGCGACGCTCGACGCGTTCCGCCAGGGCTGGTGGGCTGCGGTCGCCACGGCCCTGCTGGCCGCCGCCGCGGCCCTCACCCTCCCCCGGCCCGGCGGAGCAACACACCGTCCCTGA
- a CDS encoding GNAT family N-acetyltransferase — translation MNRQGVPTADEPPTCRIRRREASDVDDCVGVLAEVHASDGYPANWPDRPSEWLMQPSLLAAWVAELDGHVVGHIGLSRSGAGDAAPALWSGREGVSVEDTAVISRLFVSPAARGHGIGALLMERAVQDAHQRALHPVLDVLASDTSAAALYERLGWSLLATVDQRWSPTQTVTVHCYAAPA, via the coding sequence GTGAATCGACAGGGTGTACCTACGGCCGACGAACCTCCGACCTGCCGCATCCGGCGGCGCGAGGCATCCGATGTCGATGACTGCGTCGGCGTGCTCGCCGAGGTCCATGCCAGTGACGGCTATCCGGCGAACTGGCCTGACCGTCCCAGTGAGTGGCTGATGCAGCCTTCCCTGCTCGCGGCATGGGTGGCGGAACTGGACGGACACGTCGTCGGTCATATCGGCCTGTCGCGCAGCGGGGCGGGAGATGCGGCACCTGCCCTGTGGAGCGGCCGCGAGGGCGTGTCCGTCGAGGACACCGCTGTGATCAGCCGGTTGTTCGTCTCACCTGCCGCTCGTGGCCACGGAATCGGCGCTCTGCTGATGGAGCGGGCGGTGCAGGACGCTCACCAGCGTGCGCTGCACCCGGTCCTCGACGTCCTGGCCTCCGACACGTCGGCCGCGGCCTTGTACGAACGCCTGGGCTGGAGCTTGCTGGCCACCGTCGATCAGCGGTGGAGTCCGACGCAGACGGTGACCGTGCATTGCTATGCCGCGCCTGCGTGA
- a CDS encoding pyridoxamine 5'-phosphate oxidase family protein — protein MIVPESAGADLRRDLAAVPVLDAPPVTTVIAWPPQSRLRTVADLIRVATRLRPGRPRTGRARHRAGTRQHGDTQAATGQGAGAGAGGAGELGADHDHMVAGECRPDDFGGRSRVARRSGSRCRSVATMTTWKEFTEGAPRIAGIFTRRHAATGNLCLLATLRSDGFPRISPIEPRVFEDQLWIVGMPDTTKFRDLGRDPRFCLHTATVDAEVKDGDAKLWGVVEDVQDKALHQRFADDLFENIGLDLRGRDFDRFYAADVTGASAVEVGGGHMDVTIWKPGTPERVVRKH, from the coding sequence GTGATCGTGCCCGAGTCGGCCGGCGCCGACCTGCGCAGGGATCTGGCCGCCGTGCCGGTTCTGGATGCTCCACCCGTGACAACGGTGATCGCCTGGCCGCCACAGAGCCGACTGCGCACAGTCGCCGACCTGATCCGTGTGGCGACACGCCTCCGACCGGGGCGGCCCCGGACAGGGCGTGCCCGACACCGTGCAGGAACGAGGCAGCACGGTGACACGCAGGCCGCCACCGGTCAGGGCGCAGGCGCAGGCGCAGGCGGGGCCGGAGAACTCGGCGCCGACCACGATCACATGGTCGCCGGGGAGTGCCGCCCTGATGATTTCGGCGGCCGCTCCCGTGTTGCCCGGCGCTCCGGCTCGCGCTGTCGTAGCGTCGCAACCATGACGACCTGGAAAGAGTTCACCGAGGGCGCGCCGCGGATCGCCGGCATCTTCACGCGCCGCCATGCCGCCACCGGCAACCTGTGCCTGCTTGCCACCCTCCGCTCGGACGGATTCCCGCGGATCAGCCCCATCGAGCCGAGGGTGTTCGAAGACCAGTTGTGGATCGTCGGCATGCCGGACACCACCAAGTTCCGGGACCTGGGTCGCGACCCGCGCTTCTGCCTGCATACGGCGACGGTCGACGCCGAGGTCAAGGACGGTGACGCGAAGCTGTGGGGTGTGGTCGAGGACGTCCAGGACAAAGCGCTGCATCAGCGGTTCGCCGATGACCTGTTCGAAAACATCGGGCTCGACCTCCGGGGACGCGACTTCGACCGCTTCTACGCGGCCGATGTGACCGGAGCGTCAGCGGTGGAGGTCGGCGGCGGCCACATGGACGTCACGATCTGGAAGCCGGGTACGCCGGAGCGCGTCGTACGGAAGCACTGA
- a CDS encoding protein-arginine deiminase domain-containing protein, whose product MRFRTRELFLAGALTVSTVGLAMPASAATPVADLRTDTATAPGQPALFLANVDDDAGVCKARSKELLVSAAGREQADNESFRVQEAALREEAKDPAKKDEAERKYAALKRTHRLAQYQADRDMAGCNDAADTVVNGAQDEADLARLHTAPWAAAPASATGRVTVPGAGADHVRLFIKRPRSAAPRGWEVVGPDTKLTAAELRAGVELGIEGRDIVRDSAVWAGRVTVRLDVTANGVTSSRTVALQQAPVLTQLNTQRLQEALASDDQDPETGKPFTDALAAAVKANGLDTPLRRVDTGGDQWMQDLFEPAYASIPGSGGKPHGMRVLIPSVNENRHAASRVVFTDFAGPDVAAVHIAHVPTPDEDSTYDSMGNLETVPAYRGYPAGRIVIGGDPSDGKKGPATEMLTFLRSQSMQKPLSLDTSWLSVGHIDEFIQFLPAPGSRLGWRAIVADPRSGMKVLQDAKKAGHGGQIMHGGLPALDWRYTDHVDQRSIDQFLADPQFLHVNDRSAQRIDANVAVLKREVGLTDADIVRVPALFTARTMDYLMLQSEIRGMKPGPDRDAAEARLGAMDQAVALIPGTVNGLVLNNGEYVAPKPFGPLIGGKDVFTEAIDKAFATTGYTVRYVDDLLSTHVSEGEIHCATNTLRAVFATDQRWWRHSA is encoded by the coding sequence ATGAGATTCCGAACGCGCGAACTGTTTCTGGCGGGGGCACTGACCGTCAGCACGGTGGGCCTCGCCATGCCCGCCTCCGCCGCCACACCTGTGGCGGATCTCCGGACCGACACCGCCACGGCTCCCGGGCAGCCTGCGCTCTTCCTGGCCAACGTCGACGATGACGCCGGCGTCTGCAAGGCCCGCTCCAAGGAGCTCCTGGTCAGTGCCGCCGGTCGGGAGCAGGCCGACAACGAGAGTTTCCGGGTACAGGAGGCGGCGCTGCGTGAGGAGGCCAAGGACCCCGCCAAGAAGGATGAGGCGGAGCGGAAGTACGCCGCGTTGAAGCGGACCCATCGGCTGGCGCAGTATCAGGCCGACCGTGACATGGCCGGGTGCAACGACGCCGCCGACACGGTGGTCAACGGCGCCCAGGACGAGGCCGATCTGGCCCGTCTCCATACGGCACCCTGGGCCGCGGCCCCCGCTTCCGCGACCGGGCGCGTCACCGTGCCGGGCGCCGGGGCCGACCACGTGCGCCTGTTCATCAAGCGCCCCAGGAGTGCCGCGCCCAGGGGCTGGGAGGTCGTCGGCCCCGACACGAAGCTGACCGCCGCCGAGCTGCGCGCAGGAGTCGAACTGGGCATCGAGGGGCGCGACATCGTCCGTGACTCCGCCGTATGGGCCGGCCGCGTCACCGTACGACTGGACGTCACTGCGAACGGCGTGACCTCCTCGCGCACCGTCGCCCTCCAGCAGGCCCCGGTACTCACTCAGCTCAACACCCAGCGTCTGCAGGAGGCGCTCGCCTCCGACGACCAGGATCCGGAGACCGGCAAGCCCTTCACCGACGCCCTCGCCGCCGCCGTGAAGGCGAACGGACTCGACACGCCGCTGCGCCGGGTGGACACCGGCGGCGACCAGTGGATGCAGGACCTCTTCGAGCCGGCCTACGCCTCCATCCCCGGCTCCGGCGGCAAGCCGCACGGGATGCGCGTGCTGATCCCCTCCGTCAACGAGAACCGGCACGCCGCCTCCCGTGTCGTGTTCACCGACTTCGCCGGGCCCGACGTGGCCGCCGTGCACATCGCGCACGTGCCGACCCCGGACGAGGACTCGACGTACGACTCGATGGGCAACCTGGAGACGGTCCCCGCGTACCGGGGCTACCCGGCGGGCCGCATCGTCATCGGCGGTGACCCCTCCGACGGCAAGAAGGGCCCCGCCACGGAGATGCTCACCTTCCTGCGTTCGCAGAGCATGCAGAAGCCCCTGTCGCTCGACACGTCGTGGCTGTCGGTCGGCCACATCGACGAGTTCATCCAGTTCCTGCCCGCCCCGGGCAGCCGCCTCGGCTGGCGCGCGATCGTCGCCGACCCGCGAAGCGGCATGAAGGTTCTCCAGGACGCGAAGAAGGCCGGGCACGGGGGCCAGATCATGCACGGTGGGCTGCCCGCACTGGACTGGCGGTACACCGACCACGTCGACCAGCGCAGCATCGACCAGTTCCTCGCCGACCCGCAGTTCCTGCACGTCAACGACCGCAGCGCGCAGAGGATCGACGCCAACGTCGCCGTACTGAAGCGCGAGGTGGGTCTGACCGACGCCGACATCGTGCGGGTCCCCGCCTTGTTCACTGCCCGCACGATGGACTACCTGATGCTCCAGAGCGAAATCAGGGGCATGAAGCCGGGTCCCGACCGGGACGCGGCCGAAGCCCGGCTCGGCGCCATGGACCAGGCGGTGGCGTTGATCCCCGGCACGGTCAACGGTCTGGTGCTGAACAACGGGGAATACGTCGCGCCGAAGCCCTTCGGTCCGCTGATCGGCGGGAAGGACGTCTTCACCGAGGCCATCGACAAGGCCTTCGCCACCACCGGCTACACGGTCCGCTACGTCGACGACCTGCTCTCCACCCATGTGTCAGAAGGAGAGATCCACTGCGCGACCAACACCCTGCGCGCGGTCTTCGCCACCGACCAGCGGTGGTGGCGGCACTCCGCATAG